The nucleotide window CGTATCTCGGCGGTCTCGCCGACGTGGACGGTGTAGTGATCCACGTCGGGCGCGTCGCCCTCGTTCGCGGCGTACGCGTGGACGTCGAGCCGCTCCTTCTCGCCGAGCAGGGCGTAGGTGTCCGCCTCGCCGGTGAGCACGTCGAGCGTCTGGAACCCGGCGTGGAGTTCCCCGTCGCCGACCCGCCACGCGCGGTCCTCGATCTCTCGTGACGCGGCGACCATGTCCTCGCGGGAGTAGGAGGTGAACATCGTCTCGTCGAGGTGATCCAACACCGGCTTTCCGACGCGGCCGGCCGTCCCACCCTCGCCCGTCGGCTCGCCGCTTTCGTCACCCGCCTCTCCGTCCTCGTCCCCGCTCGGCCGCGGTAGCAGCTCGTCGACGGTCACGGCCGTGACGAACTCGCCGTCCCGCGCTAACACGGCGAACGCCTCCGGGCCGGAGGCCGTCTGGTCGTCGACGATCCGGACGTTGCGGTCGGCGAAGTACTCCCGAAGCTCGTCCGTAACCGCCGGATCGGCGTTGAACACGGTCAGCGTGG belongs to Halorubrum sp. DM2 and includes:
- a CDS encoding DICT sensory domain-containing protein, whose protein sequence is MSLIELIAGVEAHEATLTVFNADPAVTDELREYFADRNVRIVDDQTASGPEAFAVLARDGEFVTAVTVDELLPRPSGDEDGEAGDESGEPTGEGGTAGRVGKPVLDHLDETMFTSYSREDMVAASREIEDRAWRVGDGELHAGFQTLDVLTGEADTYALLGEKERLDVHAYAANEGDAPDVDHYTVHVGETAEIRETWFVAYDGGGYDEAKCALLAEERAPGEFYGFWSYDPETVDYIIDYLTERYGGSEQTDDGGATV